In Paenibacillus algicola, a genomic segment contains:
- a CDS encoding ABC transporter permease has protein sequence MNNASSALKVAAGIFLTIALITIVVILFISAQEATKTAQNNFSDIQTELSQAAFTVYDGTTISGSQVTNALRKYKDKDQFGIMIMTGKNPGGQWYGNVLRNDGSVDSPDIRQGVITETWNERSAEYVNPSGKFKATIVKDHSNVIRGIIFAQ, from the coding sequence ATGAATAATGCTTCATCGGCTTTAAAAGTAGCGGCTGGTATTTTTTTAACGATTGCCTTGATCACGATTGTTGTCATTTTGTTTATTTCAGCCCAGGAAGCCACGAAGACAGCGCAGAACAATTTCTCGGACATCCAGACTGAGCTCTCTCAGGCTGCATTTACCGTATATGACGGGACCACGATCAGCGGGTCACAGGTGACAAATGCGCTGCGTAAATATAAAGATAAGGATCAGTTCGGCATTATGATTATGACAGGAAAGAACCCGGGCGGACAGTGGTACGGTAATGTGCTTCGAAACGATGGCTCTGTCGATTCACCGGATATTAGACAAGGTGTCATTACGGAAACCTGGAATGAACGAAGTGCGGAGTATGTGAACCCGAGCGGGAAATTTAAAGCGACGATTGTCAAGGATCATTCCAATGTGATCCGGGGCATTATTTTTGCTCAATAA